A genomic segment from Danio aesculapii chromosome 17, fDanAes4.1, whole genome shotgun sequence encodes:
- the mtfr1l gene encoding mitochondrial fission regulator 1-like, producing the protein METEAEVIPIWQNKPHGSTRSVVRRIGSTLPLKPCPRACFQELPGLPSMRSIDGPLVPTLADIAWIADDEEETYARVRSDTRPLRHEWRPTPLLVMHRNSSVPNFRREGRRVEGLRKPGVTALNRTTALQDELSRLRAQIAKIVAADSDSNPITPDLLSPDDTSMGFSMAPFETAAYQAPPTASFVISDVTEEEEEEEEEDREEEEEVSELVPDPMPPVSMTASATFDLDRPTMDFREPEEDTVSLSKSTSFADVMDMLKDMNRLKMSKDRYNRGCTSLREEDSASLISEALRKKFVLKDDDISMRK; encoded by the exons ATGGAAACAGAAGCA GAGGTTATCCCTATTTGGCAAAATAAACCGCATGGATCAACCCGTAGCGTGGTGAGACGAATCGGCTCTACACTGCCTCTTAAACCATGTCCCAGAGCATGTTTCCAG GAACTCCCAGGCCTTCCTTCAATGCGTTCAATCGATGGTCCACTTGTGCCTACACTAGCAGACATTGCCTGGATTGCAGATGATGAAGAGGAGACCTATGCGAGAGTCCG GAGTGACACTCGTCCACTGAGGCATGAGTGGAGGCCTACGCCACTGCTGGTAATGCACAGAAACTCATCTGTGCCCAACTTCAGAAGAGAAGGCCGACGCGTAGAGGGATTGAGGAAACCAGGAGTGACTGCTCTGAACCGCACCACAGCATTACAGGATGAGCTGAGTCGACTCAGAGCGCAGATCGCCAAGATCGTCGCTGCAGATTCAG ATTCGAACCCCATCACCCCTGATCTGCTGTCCCCTGATGACACTAGCATGGGCTTCTCCATGGCTCCATTTGAGACTGCTGCTTACCAGGCTCCTCCCACGGCCTCTTTTGTCATCAGTGATGtcacagaggaggaggaggaggaagaggaagaggacagagaggaagaggaggaggtgtCTGAACTGGTGCCTGATCCAATGCCTCCAGTGTCCATGACGGCATCTGCCACATTTGATCTTGATCGCCCTACGATGGACTTCCGGGAGCCTGAAGAGGACACTGTATCCCTGTCCAAATCAACAAGCTTTGCTGATGTCATGGACATGCTGAAAGACATGAACCGCTTGAAGATGAGCAAGGACAG atataatCGTGGATGCACTTCACTAAGGGAGGAAGATTCTGCCTCTCTAATATCTGAAGCACTGAGGAAAAAATTTGTCCTGAAAGATGACGACATCAGCATGAGGAAATAA